In Kogia breviceps isolate mKogBre1 chromosome 19, mKogBre1 haplotype 1, whole genome shotgun sequence, a single genomic region encodes these proteins:
- the RAMP2 gene encoding receptor activity-modifying protein 2 isoform X1: MASLRAERAAGGPRLPATGAGRPAALRLLLLLGAPFLPTAVLKPQESLAQLLPTPDGLKSEGKTVEEKYETNVLRCWDDYKVQMDSIEKDWCDWALISRPYSILRDCLERNAEEFGLGFPNPWAEQIIFETHQIHFANCSLGQPPFSDPPEDVLLAMIIAPICLIPFLVTLVVWRSKDSEAQT; encoded by the exons ATGGCCTCGCTCCGGGCGGAGCGCGCTGCCGGCGGCCCGCGGCTCCCCGCGACCGGCGCCGGGCGACCGGCAGCGCTCCGCCTCCTCCTGCTGCTGGGCG CCCCTTTTCTGCCCACAGCTGTCCTGAAGCCCCAGGAGTCCCTGGCTCAACTTCTTCCCACCCCAGACGGCTTAAAGTCAGAAG GGAAAACAGTGGAGGAGAAGTATGAGACAAATGTCCTACGTTGCTGGGATGATTATAAGGTTCAAATGGACTCTATCGAAAAGGATTGGTGTGACTGGGCCCTCATTAGCAG GCCTTACAGCATCCTTCGAGACTGCTTGGAAAGGAATGCAGAAGAGTTTGGCCTGGGCTTCCCCAATCCCTGGGCGGAACAGATCATCTTTGAGACTCACCAGATCCACTTTGCCAACTGCTCCCTGGGGCAGCCCCCCTTCTCAGACCCCCCAGAGGATGTGCTCCTGGCCATGATCATAGCCCCCATCTGCCTCATCCCCTTCCTCGTCACCCTTGTGGTGTGGAGGAGTAAAGACAGTGAAGCCCAGACCTAG
- the RAMP2 gene encoding receptor activity-modifying protein 2 isoform X2 codes for MASLRAERAAGGPRLPATGAGRPAALRLLLLLGAVLKPQESLAQLLPTPDGLKSEGKTVEEKYETNVLRCWDDYKVQMDSIEKDWCDWALISRPYSILRDCLERNAEEFGLGFPNPWAEQIIFETHQIHFANCSLGQPPFSDPPEDVLLAMIIAPICLIPFLVTLVVWRSKDSEAQT; via the exons ATGGCCTCGCTCCGGGCGGAGCGCGCTGCCGGCGGCCCGCGGCTCCCCGCGACCGGCGCCGGGCGACCGGCAGCGCTCCGCCTCCTCCTGCTGCTGGGCG CTGTCCTGAAGCCCCAGGAGTCCCTGGCTCAACTTCTTCCCACCCCAGACGGCTTAAAGTCAGAAG GGAAAACAGTGGAGGAGAAGTATGAGACAAATGTCCTACGTTGCTGGGATGATTATAAGGTTCAAATGGACTCTATCGAAAAGGATTGGTGTGACTGGGCCCTCATTAGCAG GCCTTACAGCATCCTTCGAGACTGCTTGGAAAGGAATGCAGAAGAGTTTGGCCTGGGCTTCCCCAATCCCTGGGCGGAACAGATCATCTTTGAGACTCACCAGATCCACTTTGCCAACTGCTCCCTGGGGCAGCCCCCCTTCTCAGACCCCCCAGAGGATGTGCTCCTGGCCATGATCATAGCCCCCATCTGCCTCATCCCCTTCCTCGTCACCCTTGTGGTGTGGAGGAGTAAAGACAGTGAAGCCCAGACCTAG
- the VPS25 gene encoding vacuolar protein-sorting-associated protein 25, whose translation MAMSFEWPWQYRFPPFFTLQPNVDTRQKQLAAWCSLVLSFCRLHKQSSMTVMEAQESPLFNNVKLQRKLPVESIQVVLEELRKKGNLEWLDKNKSSFLIMWRRPEEWGKLIYQWVSRSGQNNSVFTLYELTNGEDTEDEEFHGLDEATLLRALQALQQEHKAEIITASDGRGVKFF comes from the exons ATGGCGATGAGTTTCGAGTGGCCGTGGCAGTAtcgcttccctcccttctttac GTTGCAGCCGAACGTGGACACTCGGCAGAAGCAGCTGGCCGCCTGGTGCTCGCTAGTCCTGTCCTTCTGTCGCCTGCACAAACAGTCCAGCATGACGGTGATGGAAGCTCAGGAGAGCCCGCTCTTCAACAACGTGAAGCTACAGC GGAAGCTGCCTGTGGAATCAATCCAGGTTGTATTAGAGGAGCTGAGGAAGAAAG GGAACCTCGAGTGGTTGGATAAGAACAAGTCTAGCTTCCTGATTATGTGGCGGAGGCCAGAAGAATGGGGGAAGCTCATCTATCAGTGG GTTTCCAGGAGTGGCCAGAACAACTCCGTGTTCACCTTGTACGAACTGACCAATGGGGAAGACACAGAGGATGAGG AGTTCCACGGGCTGGATGAGGCAACCCTACTGCGGGCTCTGCAGGCCCTACAGCAGGAGCACAAGGCCGAGATCATCACTGCCAGCGATGGCCGAGGTGTCAAGTTCTTCTAG